One Coregonus clupeaformis isolate EN_2021a chromosome 21, ASM2061545v1, whole genome shotgun sequence DNA window includes the following coding sequences:
- the LOC121534949 gene encoding KN motif and ankyrin repeat domain-containing protein 1 — translation MMDKQNGNGPKAPENRVKGKPPPYSVETPYGFHLDLDFLKYVDDIEKGHTIKRVPIQRRSRGQRPSTLPRHLNLSGHGYRPTPWGSTGALAPRSRLADPHLGYGSWAYDGRSSASSGRYKSVAEMEASIRAFDEQPLGEHIRPNLLRASSLPLTVLLRKGSESTEDPASLRSSRDRLGGRDMSTEDSFYSPDCSSDFWSNQDFSGTLHRLTEALERVGELEEEVRVIPELKAQICILQEERERFRLGLNSRPGSQTLVNGAKKPSYATSDLKRPRKESNLFTHNDDVTDDDSNQTHEWRMSTDLDELLTVTSLQAKVAMLEQRLHESSTDLQNATLLLREQQEEGQRKELRMKQLTRNTGGWVRAERVQVDQYDEETENSSRWSLAGAHGASIRENLNEGESLSTNAVTIGTNRQISGTQIEGLGDHHIWVSASSSTMEVQAGQHISETVVHRFVGEPGLAVSMEHMPQKEASPGGMEQPVAALHVKRIQVLLEQQWECLCGGTATEGGKALEHPDPKVNSLQEEMMSLVHTLSSYYNHGSSDGEASQGAPKSIMKRNGSGQTSKNLHFAGVNSGFETTPNEDLDSKSHANVDISDLEQQPEGLGEMVEKPAEHGGSNHGDQKEGDPSQETMEGTNPMDQTTQDVKPDSHTDSGENLKAGEPEEQAKTDTNIEEPMEEEPDPNTDPKHELQDRDTVDEEFIAACHFLKDHMDNMDNPNDEMRRALVVLFRDWFRVAAEEDSLANTVLVYLREVRKATPSLLPFLVNMADDNGNTALHYSVSHANYPIVSLLLDTGVCEVDLQNKAGYTTVMLASLTAPDGSGDMEVVRRLMELGDVNARASQGGQTALMLAVRHGRGLMARLLLRCGADPNVQDRQGATALMCACERGHTHVARLLLERAECDTSLTDQRGRTALSVAQKGSYGDITALLQAHHTHAGTSL, via the exons ATGATGGACAAACAAAACG GAAATGGGCCCAAAGCCCCAGAGAACAGGGTGAAGGGGAAGCCTCCTCCGTACTCGGTGGAGACGCCCTATGGCTTCCACCTGGACCTGGACTTCCTCAAGTACGTTGACGACATCGAGAAGGGCCACACCATAAAGAGGGTCCCCATCCAGCGCCGGAGCAGGGGGCAGAGGCCCAGCACACTCCCCAGGCACCTCAACCTGTCTGGGCATGGCTATCGGCCTACCCCCTGGGGCTCCACTGGAGCTCTGGCCCCCAGGTCTCGCCTCGCCGACCCCCACCTGGGCTATGGCTCCTGGGCTTATGATGGCAGGTCGTCAGCCTCCTCTGGAAGGTATAAGTCTGTGGCTGAGATGGAGGCCAGTATCCGAGCCTTTGATGAGCAGCCCTTGGGGGAGCACATCAGGCCAAATCTCCTGCGTGCCTCCAGCCTGCCTCTCACCGTCCTGCTGAGGAAAGGTTCCGAGTCAACTGAAGACCCGGCCAGTCTCCGAAGCTCCAGAGACCGTCTCGGAGGAAGGGACATGTCCACGGAAGACAGCTTCTACTCCCCGGACTGCTCGTCTGACTTTTGGTCGAACCAGGACTTTTCTGGAACCCTCCACCGCCTCACCGAAGCCCTGGAGCGCGTGGGCGAGCTGGAGGAGGAGGTCCGGGTCATCCCGGAGCTCAAGGCACAGATCTGCATCctgcaggaggagagggagaggttccGTCTTGGACTGAATTCCCGACCAGGATCCCAAACCTTGGTCAACGGGGCCAAAAAACCCTCTTATGCGACCTCTGACCTCAAAAGACCCAGGAAAGAGAGTAATCTCTTCACCCACAACGACGATGTCACCGATGACGACTCTAACCAGACACACGAATGGAGGATGAGCACAGACCTAGACGAGCTTCTTACGGTGACATCCCTGCAAGCCAAAGTGGCCATGCTGGAGCAGAGGCTTCATGAGAGCAGCACGGACCTCCAGAACGCCACCTTGCTGCTGAGAGAACAGCAGGAGGAGGGCCAGAGGAAGGAATTGAGGATGAAGCAGCTCACCAGGAACACTGGGGGCTgggtgagagcagagagagtcCAGGTGGACCAATATGACGAAGAGACCGAGAATTCTTCTAGGTGGTCTTTAGCAGGTGCGCATGGTGCGTCCATTCGAGAAAATTTGAATGAAGGAGAATCTTTGTCGACCAATGCAGTGACCATCGGAACAAATAGACAAATCTCTGGCACTCAGATCGAGGGCCTTGGAGATCATCACATTTGGGTTTCAGCTAGCTCTTCCACGATGGAGGTCCAAGCTGGTCAACACATTTCAGAAACGGTGGTCCATCGCTTTGTAGGAGAACCAGGCCTGGCAGTATCCATGGAGCACATGCCCCAGAAAGAAGCCTCCCCAGGTGGCATGGAGCAACCTGTGGCGGCCCTCCACGTGAAGAGGATCCAGGTTCTCCTGGAACAGCAGTGGGAGTGTCTGTGTGGGGGGACAGCAACAGAGGGGGGCAAGGCCCTGGAGCACCCAGACCCCAAGGTCAATTCGCTACAGGAGGAGATGATGAGTCTGGTTCATACTCTTTCCTCCTACTACAACCATGGATCCAGTGACGGAGAGGCTTCTCAAGGAG CCCCAAAATCCATCATGAAGAGAAATGGCAGTGGTCAGACGTCAAAGAACCTCCACTTTGCTGGTGTGAACAGCGG CTTTGAAACAACACCAAATGAGGATTTGGACAGTAAGAGCCATGCGAATGTGGACATCTCCGACCTAGAGCAACAGCCAGAAGGACTTGGGGAGATGGTAGAGAAACCTGCAGAACATGGGGGTTCCAACCATGGAGACCAGAAAGAGGGAGACCCAAGTCAAGAGACGATGGAAGGAACCAATCCAATGGACCAGACTACTCAAGATGTAAAACCAGACTCACATACAGATAGTGGTGAAAATCTGAAAGCTGGAGAACCAGAAGAACAGGCCAAGACAGACACCAACATAGAGGAACCTATGGAGGAAGAACCAGACCCAAACACAGATCCCAAACATGAACTGCAAGACAG GGACACTGTAGATGAAGAGTTCATAGCAGCGTGTCATTTCCTCAAAGATCACATGGACAACATGGATAACCCCAATGATGAAATG AGGCGGGCTTTGGTGGTGCTGTTCCGAGATTGGTTCCGGGTGGCGGCTGAGGAGGACTCCCTGGCCAATACAGTGTTAGTGTACCTCAGAGAGGTGAGGAAGGCTACGCCCTCGCTCCTCCCCTTCCTGGTTAACATGGCAGATGACAACGGCAACACAGCACTCCACTACAGCGTGTCCCACGCCAACTACCCCATCGTCAGCCTGCTACTGGACACAG GTGTGTGTGAGGTGGACCTCCAGAACAAGGCAGGATACACAACGGTGATGCTGGCCTCCCTAACGGCCCCGGATGGCTCTGGGGACATGGAGGTGGTCCGCAGGCTCATGGAGCTGGGGGACGTCAACGCTCGAGCCAGCCAG gggGGTCAGACAGCTCTGATGCTAGCAGTGAGACATGGCCGGGGCCTGATGGCGCGGCTGCTGCTACGCTGCGGGGCCGACCCCAATGTCCAGGACCGCCAGGGGGCCACGGCCCTCATGTGTGCCTGCGAGAGGGGCCACACACACGTCGCCCGGCTTCTGCTGGAGAGGGCTGAGTGTGACACCAGCCTCACAGACCAG CGTGGTCGCACGGCCCTCTCCGTGGCCCAGAAGGGGTCCTACGGTGACATCACAGCCCTCCTCCAGGCCCACCACACACACGCTGGGACATCTCTCTGA